From one Streptomyces sp. N50 genomic stretch:
- a CDS encoding TerC/Alx family metal homeostasis membrane protein, with the protein MDVSVTLWVLTIVGLAALIAVDFFIGRKPHDVSIKEAGIWTIVWIALAGLFGLGLLLFGGGQAGGEFFAGFITEKSLSVDNLFVFVLIMAKFAVPSQYQQRVLLVGVLIALVLRAIFIAAGAAILASFAWVFYIFGAFLIWTAWKLIQEARADEEEEEFEENKLLKAAERRFGVADRYHGTKLWIRENGKRVMTPMLVVMLAIGTTDVLFALDSIPAIFGLTQDPYIVFTANAFALMGLRQLYFLIGGLLKKLVHLSYGLSVILGFIGVKLVLHALHESGVHVPEISIPVSLGVICAVLIVTTITSLMANKKTAAAEAAQSGTEGAPKDSIDA; encoded by the coding sequence GTGGATGTTTCCGTGACCCTGTGGGTCCTGACCATCGTGGGGCTGGCGGCCCTGATCGCGGTCGACTTCTTCATCGGCCGCAAGCCGCATGACGTGTCGATCAAGGAAGCCGGGATCTGGACGATCGTCTGGATCGCCCTCGCCGGACTCTTCGGACTCGGTCTGCTCCTCTTCGGGGGCGGCCAGGCGGGCGGAGAGTTCTTCGCCGGCTTCATCACCGAGAAGTCGCTGAGCGTCGACAACCTCTTCGTCTTCGTCCTGATCATGGCGAAGTTCGCCGTGCCCTCGCAGTACCAGCAGCGGGTGCTGCTCGTCGGCGTCCTCATAGCCCTGGTCCTGCGGGCCATCTTCATCGCGGCCGGCGCGGCCATCCTCGCCAGCTTCGCGTGGGTCTTCTACATCTTCGGCGCCTTCCTCATCTGGACCGCCTGGAAGCTCATCCAGGAGGCCCGCGCCGACGAGGAGGAAGAGGAGTTCGAGGAGAACAAGCTGCTCAAGGCCGCCGAGCGCCGCTTCGGCGTGGCCGACCGGTACCACGGCACCAAGCTGTGGATCCGGGAGAACGGCAAGCGGGTCATGACCCCGATGCTGGTCGTGATGCTCGCCATCGGTACGACGGACGTGCTCTTCGCCCTCGACTCCATCCCCGCGATCTTCGGCCTGACCCAGGACCCGTACATCGTGTTCACGGCCAACGCCTTCGCGCTGATGGGCCTGCGCCAGCTGTACTTCCTCATCGGCGGCCTGCTCAAGAAGCTGGTCCACCTCAGCTACGGCCTGTCGGTCATCCTCGGCTTCATCGGCGTCAAGCTCGTGCTGCACGCGCTGCACGAGTCCGGCGTCCATGTCCCGGAGATCTCCATCCCGGTCTCGCTGGGTGTGATCTGCGCGGTCCTGATCGTCACCACGATCACCAGCCTGATGGCCAACAAGAAGACGGCGGCGGCCGAGGCGGCGCAGTCCGGGACCGAAGGCGCCCCGAAGGACAGCATCGACGCCTGA